One Drosophila ananassae strain 14024-0371.13 chromosome XR, ASM1763931v2, whole genome shotgun sequence genomic window, aattatatattaattgtaaaaataacaaaagaaataatattactTTCTAATATTTCTATCACCCACCAAGAAGccataatttcttttttattgtcCATAAAACTCGAAATTATTCtccacaaataaaaaaaccaaaaaaacaacaaaaaattaaacaataaagtacagagaaacttaaaaaatataactgGTGAAAAGTTTTGAACAAAATCCACTTAAAAATTAATGAGATTCTCTTGCTGATTAAGTTGCCACCTCGACAGATATGGATAAAATGCAGAAGCTAAatagttttcatttttttttttgttgctcattttccattttccatttcacattttccatttcccatttATCCATTTTGCGAAAGTTTCCAcgagaaaaagaaaaacagaaaCTTTGGAATAACCAAAGTTGTATTATTATTGGTTGTgttgtaaataaaaataaaaattgtttccCCCCCTTTTTTAGATGCTCCATTTTCCATAGTTTTTCTGAGTTGTTACCCCCtctagttgttgttgttgtttttttcttgcCACAATTTGTTGTAACTTTGAATGCATGCGGATCGGAATTGGATTGCATTTATTGAGTTACTGGTTATCAGTTATCAGTTATCAGTTGCTATCAGTTGCTTTTTTCCGCTATTTTATTTGCGTTGCATTTCCTCGCTATTTCCTTTccctctcactctctctctggcTCTCCCTCCCTCTCCCAACTGGGCACCGTTATAACCCTATAATTTCCGTTTCCTGTTACCCCGTTACCACGTTTACCGTTAAAGTTTAACGTTATTCTGcgtatatatatagaaatatcTTGTATCCCCTAACCACCCACCTACCACCCCACCACCCTATCACCCTATCACCCTATACACCCCACCCACCAGAGCTGTTGTTATATCTTATATAGAAAGTATATAGCATACATACTTATATCGAAAAGAATTGGTCGCATCTCCAGCCTAAAAAAACTAAGCaaagaaaaaaccaaaaaagaaagaaaatttaagatcAAAAAACTACACTTACTGCAAGCACCGAGAAAGGTAAAAGatatattaaacaaaaaaaaaaaaaaaatccttaaaaaacaaagcaacaaaaattttatttcttattaattttccatCTATTATTGACTTGCCccaccaacaaaaaaattaaaaattaattttcttcttgttgaaatttactattttttacacttttttctataaaaaatattatattttttatttttaatttaatgccTTGCTCTCTCACTCTTACACACCCCAGCTCTTtatatctctctctctctctctctgtctttGTCAGTccgattttttatttttatttaaaaggaaaaattaaaatttattttttatttgtttttattttcttctccTTCTCTTTCTCTTATGTCCTTTTTCTCTgactttctctctctctctctctttctcgctaattcttaattataaagttaattACTTTGTGGAAAGTTCCTTCACTTCGGACCTGCCACCATTTGGGGCACCACCGAGTTTATGCATTTTTATCTGCAATTAGCTGTGGGGTATATGTCCCCCCGAAACCCCCCTACAACTTACAACTACACCCCCCACTGTCTCAACCagtttcctattttttttctccaccCTCACTCGctcttacaaaaaaaataataaaaataaaataaaaaataaaaggaaaatcaCTTCCCACGCCCTTTTTTTTgtcctattttttttcattttcatttttctcgtttttctgtttcatttcgttttttcttcttttttcatCTGTCTTGCaggattttcattttcacagGACTCTCAAGACCaatattttaactaaaaattaataattaataactagttttttgggaaaaatagcAGGAATGTGAAAATGAAACTCCcactctttgttttttttatttttttggacaTGAATCGCAACTAAACGTAGGCCTAAGTCTGTGTCTCATCTATTTTATTAATTCCCAGTCTTAATCCTTCCCGACAATCGATTGCTAATCACTTTCTTCTCTTCTCCAAATATCCTTCCATCCGCCACACAGCTGTCGCCGGGACGTGAGTGCTCCGACACGGATCTGGAACCGCCACCCGCCTCCCAGAGTCAAGACTGCGAACCCACGCCCCCCCTCCAGCGCCACAACTCCAGCAGCTTCTACCTGCCGCAGGTGAGCGATGCTGGCGGCCTTAATGGTAGCATTTCCACAGGTGTGGGTGCCGGTGGCGGAGGCGGcactggaggaggaggaggaggtggaggtggcggTGGCGACTCCCCGCGGCACATGCGACTCTATCATCCGCGACACAGTCCGCACGCGAGACCCAGGTGAGTTAATTAAcccccatcatcatcatcatcatggtCATCATCCTGTGGTGGCCAGGATGCCCAGTGTCCTGCAATGTCCTGCCTCGTCCGGCAACTCTGGCCGTCTAATTCCATTTCGATTTATGGCCACTCTTGGTTAATAAATGGACCGCGCCACCCATTAAGTGCTTACTTATAAATAAACTATCAAAAATTAAACGCCATCATATATTTCGAGAGGAAAAACAAAGGGATAGTGGAGAGTGGATAGTCTGTTACATCACGTATACGACTTGTTGGCACGACATTTATGGGTTTCTTTATTTAGATTTATTCTAGAAGGGAGGGAGTTAAATTGGAGATAGTAATTAGGTATTTTTAATGGTAATTTATTaggattttattttagtttataagatgatttttaaagaaaacttttaatgacatttttataaaatcaagtatacgccaGGTGGGCTATAAGAAGTAACTATTTCTTTTTCACTTTCTATCATATTTATAGAGgtttttgtttgaaattttAAGACAAGAAgactaaatatttaatttataaaatgtatagATAATAATGGCAAgtttttttatagaatttttaacttaaaaaatggcTTAAATGACATATTTAAGAACAGTACTCttttcttttacttttctGGCCATAAGAAgtctattttcttttaaaaaaatcgcttaaaattgtcaaaaaaaatggcatatactataataatttttttttgtaaaccCCTAGGGGCCTGGATCCGCAGCGCGGCTATACGAGCGATGCCCTCTCCCCGGACCATCCTGTAGGATATGGCGTGGGAGTCAATGGACccgcgcagcagcagcaggcggctctggcagcggcagcagcggcggcggcagtggcagcacAAAATCAACGCAACGCCACTAccactgccacgcccaccaTGCAGCAAAGGATCAAGCCGCTGGGCGTGGCCACGCCCCTTGTTATGGCTAGTCCAGTGCGAAGGTGAGTCCAGCCATCTCTCTCTTATCCCAAATCCGCCATCTCTGTCTGTCGGTGTCGTCGCTTGTCGGCGGATACTTTGCATAAAGATTTATTTCTCTCATGTGAATGGACTGCCCCCCTTTTGTGCCACAAAAAAAACCCATCTAGTTACCGTTAGTTGCTCTAAATCAAATGGATCCTGCGTCCTTTTAGCCATGACCTTTCTGTTGTTGCTTctagtgttgttgttgttgttctgaTTGCTATTTtatgtttgcatttatttattattttttttgctttattttatttttaaaagggGGTAATTTTAAGGGTTGAAAAAGATTGAATATTTGAAGGAATATTTCAATGAGAACTCAATAGGCTtgctcttattttttttgtttagttctttttaaaatatagaaaaatctaaaaatacttaaaactACTACTTTCGTCACCAAAATATcaaatttttcttaaattagaATGATTATTCGTCAATAAGACTCCTATTTTGCCATAAAATTCTGAAAACAATGGAGTGAGAGGAGACATTTAGCttctttttgttattttttatagtttattcATTTTCTAAACTAAATAATATGTAAAGAAGTGTATTTTCGTCACCAATATATCTAAAAATTAGGAGAGTAGAGTGGTTCTTCGTCACTagagttttatttttccaacagatgtttatttttatttttattctgtgTAAAGAAgcttataaattataaattccacttagtattttttatcattattGATATTTGTTGGTAgacaaatattattttctgtgtaaaatattaaaaactctATTTAGCAACTTAATTATCTATTAAGTATTAACTTTTTGAAAGAATTTAGAACTCAGTTAGCCCCATAACCGAATTGAGAGCTATTTTTGGGGGACCTTAAGGGGTTAAGCCTTTGGTGGGTGTGTGGGATGGCCGTGTGTGTGGGCCTCCTCCTAGTATCCTGGTATCCTAGTATCCTTGAAGCCTCGTAGCCTGCTTGTTGTGGCATTGGTAGTTTgatgtttgtttatttggttCGCAGCTTCGACGCCTTCCATCCCAGATGcctaaacaattttttaagctaaataattaaattagagCTTCTAGTAAAGggattaaatattatttaagaaTTTATTTTGCTCTCTCCCTCGCTCCGTGGTGGCCTTTAAGCAAAAGAAAGCGAGATGGCAGTAGAAATTGAAAGTAAAAGAGATGGCCTGAGGGTCATTAACCCCTCGAATGTAGCTCTCTCTTTCTTGGATTAGTTTCACTTGCACTTGTTGTCTCTCTCATACACTTCGCCACCTTGCCCCTCTCACATCACGATTTTTTTCCATCCAAGAACTaatatgaaaattaattatattttcccaccttttctttttccccaaaaaaattcaaatttttttttctgtgtcgATTTCCGAAGTCAATACTCAAATTCTGAGAACAGTACTAATTCCTAGGCTTAgcgaaaaatcaaaaatcaaaaagacCAAAACACAGAAGTCCAACAACGAAAAACCAagaaacaaaactaaaaactatatatacgatttatataaaaattagtaataaattaaatgtaatgtatgagttaaaaaaaaaaacaaaaacaataaaatagaaaactgGATATCAAAAAGCAGAgggaacaaaaacaaaaagaaaacaccGGAAACTGTAAACCGGATCCAAAAACAATTCTTCAGTTGTCTCTTCCGTTCTGCCACTCTCGTCTCTTTCTTTCGTTCAATTCTTCTCCGTTCTTCACCCTGTCTTCGCTCTTAAATACACACCTCCCATCCCGGCAACCGTAAATCCGATAATCCGATAATCGATTCGATAAATCGTAAAATCGAAAAGCAATAGGCACCTTCTACCGAGCACCTTCTACTTTCTTTCTGAAGCGCGAGGTGAGTTTGATTtactttcttttcttctttctTTCGTTTCGCTTTCATTCTATATACGTTGTTAATTTTCTtttcgtttccgtttccgttcaTTTTTGGTTGCCGTTTTCCTTTTGTTTCTTGCGTCCGCCTTTAACcccacaaaacacacacattttGCGCATTTCTTAACCCCAGGTTGTGGATAGTCCCATAAGTCCATAAGTCCATTTCTACGAAgactctctttctctctctttctctcgcACATCTCTGTGGTTGGTTCTTCTCGACAACTCCATAATTAACTGCATTTCGATATATTTCGATCCTCTGGTCTCCTAATCTCTCGATAACAATCGATAACAAGCGGTGctattttgtaaattttgtatataatcGGAGAATGGTTTAGATCGTTAGGTTTTGGGTCAAATACTACTAAAAATCACTGTTTAAACGATAGTTTTTGAATGGAAAGTGTTGATTTATCGATTATACCGATAACTCGTTGTAAATAAGTTCATTTTGAAGGGTTTCTGACGATGCTACCTGGaagaacataaaaaatatgatattTAAGATCGTAGCAAGCCTGTGAAAGTGAAAACTGTCAACGTTCTAGACACATTATGGCCTCCACTCACACTCTAACTACTCTATACGTCGGACGGAACTCAGAATCGAGCTCTCGGAATCACGTTTAGAATTTAGggaacttacaaaaaaaacaaaatcctcaaaaaattattttgtgaaTTCTTCTTCTAATTTCGGCAATCGATATTCGGCTATTTCTCCTCTCAATCTCAATCTCCAACTCCGTCCGCGCGCCACCTTACACCTAACACCTAAACACCTTACACCCAAACACAACAAAACACaacacaccaaaaaaaaaaccttcgAAAAAGGAATCTTTTTAGCTCGATTTGGAACAGAGATCAgagatatataatatatataatatatgtatacgATAGATCGGTGGAAACAAGGAAAAGAAAGCGCAGGTAATCCGAAAACTGTACGAACGAAGGAGGCGAGAAAGAGGTCCGATATAAATCGATAAATATCGATCTTCGATAACACAAAACTTCAGCGTTGAAACCGtgccaaaattataaaaatataagaaaggAACACCACTTCAATTTTTATACTTAAAATCGGCAAGTCTCTAGAATCTCCAGATGGACCTGGAACTGGACCAAGTGCGGCATCAGAATCAGAGCTATGCCGGCAGCTGCTCCTCAGGTCGCCACAGCCAGTCGATGAACCGCCTTAATCTCCTGGACAAGACGCTGCCCATTCCGGTGGCCACCGCCCCCCAATTGCGTGCCCGCCGCCAGTTTAGCTTCAACGGGACGCGGTATGTGACGAGCGGTCTGTCACCGAGCAGTCAGCAGCATCTGGTCAGGATCAGGGCGGGTCAGGACGTGAGTCATGCGATTCGGATGCCAGGCGACGGTGGCACCACCAATCTCAGTgtcagtggcagtggcaatggCGGTGGTGGTGTTGGATCCTATGAGGCGGCTGGCGGCGACAATTCTGATCACAAGCAGGAACTTCCCAACCGGATCTCCCTGGGCGACCGAGGGggaggcggcggtggcggcggaggaggaggagcaggaggagcaggTCAGCGGGTGCGCTATCCCCGGAGAACTGACAACGAAACGAGAGGATCGGGAGGTGTGAGTGGAGGCGGTACTGTACGTCGCAAACAAAGCACCTCGGAGGAGGACTTGGTCGAGGAGGAGTACTACGAGGAGATGGTTCTGGCGAAGAGCTACCACCGGGAACCGGAGCCACGAGAACCCAGCAGCGGCTACGACCAGGCGGACCAGGAGGCTGAGCCGCCGCGGTGGCGACGCACCAGAGTCCTGAAGGAGGGACCCGGAGCCGGCACCGAAGTCTCCGGCACCAGTCCCCACCGGTATCCCCGGAGGGC contains:
- the LOC26514200 gene encoding uncharacterized protein LOC26514200 produces the protein MDLELDQVRHQNQSYAGSCSSGRHSQSMNRLNLLDKTLPIPVATAPQLRARRQFSFNGTRYVTSGLSPSSQQHLVRIRAGQDVSHAIRMPGDGGTTNLSVSGSGNGGGGVGSYEAAGGDNSDHKQELPNRISLGDRGGGGGGGGGGGAGGAGQRVRYPRRTDNETRGSGGVSGGGTVRRKQSTSEEDLVEEEYYEEMVLAKSYHREPEPREPSSGYDQADQEAEPPRWRRTRVLKEGPGAGTEVSGTSPHRYPRRAQIFNPQNRLNLAQSILKTRMEERQMEAERKANLQKLHLNPEVNQKLNSNLMSNVNLHPHQLHHQRVKSPPLNAGILNPRPNLVSRLPLKLMEGPAAAAGSKMDYITLAGLVLGCLVSYALFFLCWYFSWLKNRVVGLRKRFLGQANLWEFFDLEDTTRYSVQTKLILAPVIIVCALLYCVVNILHLVVQVVRSDVPRTVVIFVHRMANSGLLGSLTTGMGLGLAHVPHQRWA